In the genome of Megalops cyprinoides isolate fMegCyp1 chromosome 7, fMegCyp1.pri, whole genome shotgun sequence, one region contains:
- the fam120c gene encoding constitutive coactivator of PPAR-gamma-like protein 2 isoform X2, whose amino-acid sequence MGVQGFQEYLEKRCPGAAVPVDLLKLARTAARHQPHPHHYHPHQHHHPGSLPPPPSLPTPVRVLVDADSGLQRLYGGYQTDWVCGGEWNAMLGYLGALSQACLYQGGLELVVVFNGTLGKDRWPEWARRAQGQRQTAQLIVNHVGTKATPPPRAWFLPPACLSHCVRLAMLRFRVRVVQTLEDHHQEVLSLYRDHGFQGLIAQDSEFALCNVPAYFSSHALKLSWNGKNLTTHQYLLAEAARQLGLKTQHLPTFAALLGNHILPDEDLAAFHWSLLGPEHPLASLKMKSHQLVLPPCEVVIKAVSEYVASIKDLANLDAVAKDVFKQSQSRTEDKMARFKKAVEYFSAASKPRPLTMGPRPPYLFPGFVPGHIGGPPGHMGALPPGKAQNPPPLQDCSDSLEGKTGLSEWSAPYDSSQGGGKLPNHHTAAASGPSPSPPSSFDGDEQNNNSANHVTDSASKWEDPTSQGFGASGDGSHVNSGGIPSLLSMATRSHMDITTPPLPRVSTEVLRVAEHRHRRGLMYPHIYHILTKGEVKMPVCIEDECNPDLPPASLLFRSARQYAYGVLFSLAETHRRLERAALRRRGPLEVPPVVVKEWCPSKAKSALTPDLVPALCFREWTCPNLRRLWLGRASEDRSRRTRAFLACMRSDCPALLNPACVPSHLLLMCCVLRYMMQWPGGRILQRHELDAFLAQAVSSQLYDTEKLQEHKVDKVDGRGVQLAALFMSGVDTALFVNDVCGQPLPWDHCCPWGFFDGKLFQSKLALTRERGTLLDLCEGQEEQVTRVENMRQAILEGINLSRPPPPPPPLPPPAFLPPSMAPPFYPPPHLYPPRPLGSLPPPHHQHPPPHRPRGFPGIQPIPPQGGKLEIAGMVVGQWAGNKPLRGRGGFDMQVVSVGGKGRGREVSARGRGGKKVVTNRTQTLSTAPTSTSPPKISEDSTGEGKPGPGEVPGGMSQHLNGSSPAPTIGPPMDPPPLVQPIQCALASRDSQSEARAETEDPSCLDDCQSDGVLQKEE is encoded by the exons ATGGGTGTACAGGGGTTTCAGGAGTATTTAGAAAAACGGTGCCCCGGAGCTGCCGTACCAGTCGACCTATTAAAACTCGCCCGAACCGCGGCTCGACATCAGCCGCACCCTCACCACTATCATCCCCATCAGCATCATCACCCaggctctctgcctcccccgCCATCTCTTCCAACACCAGTACGGGTTCTGGTCGATGCAGACTCCGGGCTGCAGCGCCTGTATGGAGGCTACCAGACCGACTGGGTGTGTGGCGGCGAGTGGAATGCGATGTTGGGCTACCTGGGCGCGCTTTCCCAGGCGTGTCTGTACCAAGGTGGCCTCGAGTTGGTGGTGGTTTTCAATGGCACTTTGGGGAAGGACCGATGGCCAGAGTGGGCGCGACGGGCCCAGGGACAGCGACAAACGGCACAGCTCATTGTAAACCATGTCGGCACCAAGGCGACACCGCCCCCGAGGGCTTGGTTCCTTCCCCCGGCTTGTCTTAGCCACTGTGTACGTCTGGCAATGCTCCGCTTCCGCGTTCGG GTGGTGCAGACACTGGAGGATCACCACCAGGAGGTGCTGTCCCTTTACAGGGACCATGGTTTCCAGGGTCTGATTGCCCAGGACTCAGAATTTGCACTGTGCAACGTCCCGGCCTATTTCAGTTCCCATGCGCTCAAACTCTCCTGGAATGGGAAGAACCTCACAACTCATCAGTACCTGCTGGCTGAGGCTGCCCGGCAGCTGGGCCTGAAGACACAACATCTTCCCACCTTTGCTGCTCTGCTGG GCAATCACATTTTGCCAGATGAAGACTTAGCTGCCTTCCACTGGAGTCTGCTGGGGCCAGAGCATCCACTGGCCTCTCTCAAG ATGAAGTCTCATCAGTTGGTTCTCCCACCGTGTGAGGTTGTCATCAAGGCTGTGTCCGAGTACGTCGCCTCCATCAAAGACCTGGCTAATCTGGATGCTGTGGCTAAGGATGTCTTCAAGCAGTCTCAG tCACGCACAGAAGATAAGATGGCGAGGTTTAAGAAAGCAGTGGAGTATTTTTCAGCAGCAAGTAAACCCCGCCCACTCACAATGGGACCCCGCCCACCATACCTCT TCCCAGGCTTTGTTCCTGGTCATATTGGGGGTCCCCCAGGTCACATGGGTGCATTGCCACCTGGAAAGGCTCAG AACCCACCGCCTCTGCAGGACTGCAGTGATTCATTGGAAGGAAAAACAGGCTTATCTGAGTGGTCAGCTCCATATGACTCCTCCCAGGGGGGAGGCAAGCTACCCAatcaccacacagctgctgcctcaGGCCCCTCACCCTCCCCGCCATCTTCCTTTGATGGAgatgaacaaaacaacaatagcGCCAA CCATGTGACTGATTCAGCCTCCAAGTGGGAGGATCCAACAAGCCAAGGGTTTGGGGCCTCAGGGGATGGTTCCCATGTCAATAGTGGTGGCATTCCATCACTCCTCTCCATGGCAACACGGAGTCACATGGACATCACCACACCCCCATTGCCCCGGGTCAGCACAGAGGTGCTCAGGGTGGCAGAACACAGGCATAGGAGAGGGCTCATGTACCCCCACATCTACCACATCCTTACCAAG GGAGAGGTGAAGATGCCGGTCTGCATAGAGGATGAGTGTAATCCTGACCTGCCCCCGGCCTCCTTGCTGTTCCGCTCAGCCCGTCAGTATGCCTACGGGGTTCTGTTCAGCCTGGCGGAGACCCACAGAAGGCTGGAGAGGGCAGCACTGCGCCGGAGAGGCCCACTGGAGG TGCCCCCAGTAGTGGTGAAGGAGTGGTGCCCCAGCAAGGCCAAATCGGCTCTCACCCCCGACCTCGTGCCAGCACTGTGCTTCCGGGAGTGGACCTGCCCCAACTTGCGTCGCCTGTGGCTGGGCCGAGCCTCTGAGGATCGGAGCCGCCGGACCCGGGCCTTCCTTGCCTGCATGCGCTCCGACTGTCCCGCCCTGCTCAACCCCGCCTGTGTGCCCTCTCACCTGCTGCTCATGTGCTGCGTGCTCAG GTATATGATGCAGTGGCCGGGGGGCCGCATCCTGCAGCGCCACGAGCTGGATGCCTTTTTGGCGCAGGCCGTATCGAGTCAGCTATACGACACAGAGAAGCTACAGGAGCACAAG GTGGATAAAGTAGACGGTCGTGGGGTTCAGTTGGCTGCTCTGTTCATGAGTGGGGTGGATACGGCCCTCTTCGTTAATGACGTGTGCGGACAGCCTCTCCCCTGGGACCATTGCTGCCCCTGGGGCTTCTTCGATGGCAAACTCTTCCAGAGCAAGCTGGCCCTGACGCGGGAGAGAGGCACTCTGCTCGATCTGTGTGAGGGTCAG gaggagcaggtgaCTCGCGTAGAGAATATGCGCCAAGCTATCCTGGAAGGCATCAATCTCTCCCGCCCACCTCCACCTCCGCCACCTCTGCCTCCCCCAGCATTCCTGCCCCCGTCTATGGCACCACCCTTCTACCCCCCGCCTCATCTCTACCCTCCTCGGCCCCTAggctccctgccccccccacaccaccagcATCCACCTCCACACAGACCACGTGGCTTCCCAG gTATTCAGCCTATCCCCCCCCAGGGAGGAAAGTTGGAAATAGCCGGCATGGTTGTGGGACAGTGGGCTGGTAACAAACCACTccgagggagggggggtttcGACATGCAGGTGGTGTCAGTTGGAGGGAAAGG ACGGGGGAGAGAAGTATCTGCAAGAGGAAGGGGCGGGAAAAAAGTGGTAACAAATCGAACTCAG ACTCTGTCCACTGCCCCAACCTCTACCAGTCCCCCCAAAATTTCAGAGGATTCCACAGGGGAAGGAAAACCTGGACCTGGGGAGGTGCCAGGGGGCATGTCCCAACATTTGAATGGCAGTTCTCCAGCACCCACTATTGGTCCGCCTATGGACCCGCCTCCATTGGTCCAGCCAATCCAATGTGCCTTAGCCAGCAGGGACAGCCAATCCGAGGCCAGGGCAGAGACGGAGGACCCCTCTTGCCTTGACGACTGCCAGTCCGATGGAGTGCTACAGAAAGAAGAGTAG
- the fam120c gene encoding constitutive coactivator of PPAR-gamma-like protein 2 isoform X1, producing MGVQGFQEYLEKRCPGAAVPVDLLKLARTAARHQPHPHHYHPHQHHHPGSLPPPPSLPTPVRVLVDADSGLQRLYGGYQTDWVCGGEWNAMLGYLGALSQACLYQGGLELVVVFNGTLGKDRWPEWARRAQGQRQTAQLIVNHVGTKATPPPRAWFLPPACLSHCVRLAMLRFRVRVVQTLEDHHQEVLSLYRDHGFQGLIAQDSEFALCNVPAYFSSHALKLSWNGKNLTTHQYLLAEAARQLGLKTQHLPTFAALLGNHILPDEDLAAFHWSLLGPEHPLASLKMKSHQLVLPPCEVVIKAVSEYVASIKDLANLDAVAKDVFKQSQSRTEDKMARFKKAVEYFSAASKPRPLTMGPRPPYLFPGFVPGHIGGPPGHMGALPPGKAQVTGYKVPYHGVPHGPVSAPGPALLFQNPPPLQDCSDSLEGKTGLSEWSAPYDSSQGGGKLPNHHTAAASGPSPSPPSSFDGDEQNNNSANHVTDSASKWEDPTSQGFGASGDGSHVNSGGIPSLLSMATRSHMDITTPPLPRVSTEVLRVAEHRHRRGLMYPHIYHILTKGEVKMPVCIEDECNPDLPPASLLFRSARQYAYGVLFSLAETHRRLERAALRRRGPLEVPPVVVKEWCPSKAKSALTPDLVPALCFREWTCPNLRRLWLGRASEDRSRRTRAFLACMRSDCPALLNPACVPSHLLLMCCVLRYMMQWPGGRILQRHELDAFLAQAVSSQLYDTEKLQEHKVDKVDGRGVQLAALFMSGVDTALFVNDVCGQPLPWDHCCPWGFFDGKLFQSKLALTRERGTLLDLCEGQEEQVTRVENMRQAILEGINLSRPPPPPPPLPPPAFLPPSMAPPFYPPPHLYPPRPLGSLPPPHHQHPPPHRPRGFPGIQPIPPQGGKLEIAGMVVGQWAGNKPLRGRGGFDMQVVSVGGKGRGREVSARGRGGKKVVTNRTQTLSTAPTSTSPPKISEDSTGEGKPGPGEVPGGMSQHLNGSSPAPTIGPPMDPPPLVQPIQCALASRDSQSEARAETEDPSCLDDCQSDGVLQKEE from the exons ATGGGTGTACAGGGGTTTCAGGAGTATTTAGAAAAACGGTGCCCCGGAGCTGCCGTACCAGTCGACCTATTAAAACTCGCCCGAACCGCGGCTCGACATCAGCCGCACCCTCACCACTATCATCCCCATCAGCATCATCACCCaggctctctgcctcccccgCCATCTCTTCCAACACCAGTACGGGTTCTGGTCGATGCAGACTCCGGGCTGCAGCGCCTGTATGGAGGCTACCAGACCGACTGGGTGTGTGGCGGCGAGTGGAATGCGATGTTGGGCTACCTGGGCGCGCTTTCCCAGGCGTGTCTGTACCAAGGTGGCCTCGAGTTGGTGGTGGTTTTCAATGGCACTTTGGGGAAGGACCGATGGCCAGAGTGGGCGCGACGGGCCCAGGGACAGCGACAAACGGCACAGCTCATTGTAAACCATGTCGGCACCAAGGCGACACCGCCCCCGAGGGCTTGGTTCCTTCCCCCGGCTTGTCTTAGCCACTGTGTACGTCTGGCAATGCTCCGCTTCCGCGTTCGG GTGGTGCAGACACTGGAGGATCACCACCAGGAGGTGCTGTCCCTTTACAGGGACCATGGTTTCCAGGGTCTGATTGCCCAGGACTCAGAATTTGCACTGTGCAACGTCCCGGCCTATTTCAGTTCCCATGCGCTCAAACTCTCCTGGAATGGGAAGAACCTCACAACTCATCAGTACCTGCTGGCTGAGGCTGCCCGGCAGCTGGGCCTGAAGACACAACATCTTCCCACCTTTGCTGCTCTGCTGG GCAATCACATTTTGCCAGATGAAGACTTAGCTGCCTTCCACTGGAGTCTGCTGGGGCCAGAGCATCCACTGGCCTCTCTCAAG ATGAAGTCTCATCAGTTGGTTCTCCCACCGTGTGAGGTTGTCATCAAGGCTGTGTCCGAGTACGTCGCCTCCATCAAAGACCTGGCTAATCTGGATGCTGTGGCTAAGGATGTCTTCAAGCAGTCTCAG tCACGCACAGAAGATAAGATGGCGAGGTTTAAGAAAGCAGTGGAGTATTTTTCAGCAGCAAGTAAACCCCGCCCACTCACAATGGGACCCCGCCCACCATACCTCT TCCCAGGCTTTGTTCCTGGTCATATTGGGGGTCCCCCAGGTCACATGGGTGCATTGCCACCTGGAAAGGCTCAG GTGACGGGCTATAAGGTGCCTTATCATGGTGTGCCACACGGACCTGTGTCAGCTCCCGGCCCCGCCCTTCTGTTCCAGAACCCACCGCCTCTGCAGGACTGCAGTGATTCATTGGAAGGAAAAACAGGCTTATCTGAGTGGTCAGCTCCATATGACTCCTCCCAGGGGGGAGGCAAGCTACCCAatcaccacacagctgctgcctcaGGCCCCTCACCCTCCCCGCCATCTTCCTTTGATGGAgatgaacaaaacaacaatagcGCCAA CCATGTGACTGATTCAGCCTCCAAGTGGGAGGATCCAACAAGCCAAGGGTTTGGGGCCTCAGGGGATGGTTCCCATGTCAATAGTGGTGGCATTCCATCACTCCTCTCCATGGCAACACGGAGTCACATGGACATCACCACACCCCCATTGCCCCGGGTCAGCACAGAGGTGCTCAGGGTGGCAGAACACAGGCATAGGAGAGGGCTCATGTACCCCCACATCTACCACATCCTTACCAAG GGAGAGGTGAAGATGCCGGTCTGCATAGAGGATGAGTGTAATCCTGACCTGCCCCCGGCCTCCTTGCTGTTCCGCTCAGCCCGTCAGTATGCCTACGGGGTTCTGTTCAGCCTGGCGGAGACCCACAGAAGGCTGGAGAGGGCAGCACTGCGCCGGAGAGGCCCACTGGAGG TGCCCCCAGTAGTGGTGAAGGAGTGGTGCCCCAGCAAGGCCAAATCGGCTCTCACCCCCGACCTCGTGCCAGCACTGTGCTTCCGGGAGTGGACCTGCCCCAACTTGCGTCGCCTGTGGCTGGGCCGAGCCTCTGAGGATCGGAGCCGCCGGACCCGGGCCTTCCTTGCCTGCATGCGCTCCGACTGTCCCGCCCTGCTCAACCCCGCCTGTGTGCCCTCTCACCTGCTGCTCATGTGCTGCGTGCTCAG GTATATGATGCAGTGGCCGGGGGGCCGCATCCTGCAGCGCCACGAGCTGGATGCCTTTTTGGCGCAGGCCGTATCGAGTCAGCTATACGACACAGAGAAGCTACAGGAGCACAAG GTGGATAAAGTAGACGGTCGTGGGGTTCAGTTGGCTGCTCTGTTCATGAGTGGGGTGGATACGGCCCTCTTCGTTAATGACGTGTGCGGACAGCCTCTCCCCTGGGACCATTGCTGCCCCTGGGGCTTCTTCGATGGCAAACTCTTCCAGAGCAAGCTGGCCCTGACGCGGGAGAGAGGCACTCTGCTCGATCTGTGTGAGGGTCAG gaggagcaggtgaCTCGCGTAGAGAATATGCGCCAAGCTATCCTGGAAGGCATCAATCTCTCCCGCCCACCTCCACCTCCGCCACCTCTGCCTCCCCCAGCATTCCTGCCCCCGTCTATGGCACCACCCTTCTACCCCCCGCCTCATCTCTACCCTCCTCGGCCCCTAggctccctgccccccccacaccaccagcATCCACCTCCACACAGACCACGTGGCTTCCCAG gTATTCAGCCTATCCCCCCCCAGGGAGGAAAGTTGGAAATAGCCGGCATGGTTGTGGGACAGTGGGCTGGTAACAAACCACTccgagggagggggggtttcGACATGCAGGTGGTGTCAGTTGGAGGGAAAGG ACGGGGGAGAGAAGTATCTGCAAGAGGAAGGGGCGGGAAAAAAGTGGTAACAAATCGAACTCAG ACTCTGTCCACTGCCCCAACCTCTACCAGTCCCCCCAAAATTTCAGAGGATTCCACAGGGGAAGGAAAACCTGGACCTGGGGAGGTGCCAGGGGGCATGTCCCAACATTTGAATGGCAGTTCTCCAGCACCCACTATTGGTCCGCCTATGGACCCGCCTCCATTGGTCCAGCCAATCCAATGTGCCTTAGCCAGCAGGGACAGCCAATCCGAGGCCAGGGCAGAGACGGAGGACCCCTCTTGCCTTGACGACTGCCAGTCCGATGGAGTGCTACAGAAAGAAGAGTAG